A stretch of the Arachis stenosperma cultivar V10309 chromosome 6, arast.V10309.gnm1.PFL2, whole genome shotgun sequence genome encodes the following:
- the LOC130934145 gene encoding uncharacterized protein LOC130934145 — translation MNLEGVDDEVRCRAFPVTLAGLVIRWFNGLPQGSITTFGDITRAFLAQFTTRIAKAKHPINLLGITQRARESTRKYLDRFNDECLKIDSLIDSVASLCLMTGLLNEDFRKHLATKSVWTMQEIQNVAREYINDEEVSQVVAADKR, via the coding sequence ATGAACTTGGAAGGGGTCGATGACGAAGTCAGATGCCGCGCTTTCCCGGTCACCCTAGCAGGCCTGGTGATACGTTGGTTCAACGGCCTCCCTCAAGGCTCTATAACGACCTTCGGGGACATCACCCGAGCCTTCCTAGCCCAATTTACTACCCGCATTGCGAAAGCGAAACACCCGATCAACCTTCTCGGGATAACACAAAGAGCCAGAGAGTCGACCAGGAAATACCTGGACAGGTTCAATGACGAGTGCTTGAAGATCGATAGTCTAATCGACTCGGTGGCCAGTTTATGTTTGATGACCGGGTTGCTAAATGAGGATTTCAGGAAGCATCTTGCCACCAAGTCCGTGTGGACGATGCAAGAAATCCAAAACGTGGCAAGGGAGTATATCAATGATGAAGAAGTCAGCCAGGTTGTGGCGGCCGACAAGCGGTAG
- the LOC130935080 gene encoding subtilisin-like protease SBT1.7, translating to MGTPRKASLAVFLLLFVALCHGATSANKKTTYIVHVAKSQMPESFEHHAEWYASSLKSVSESAEMLYTYENAIHGYSTRLTEEEARLLEAQDGVLAVLPETKYELHTTRTPLFLGLDKSSDLLPASDSSSDVIVGVLDTGVWPESKSFDDTGLGPVPSTWKGTCETGTNFTASNCNRKLIGARFFAKGYEAMLGPIDVTKESKSPRDDDGHGTHTASTAAGSVVTGASLFGYAQGTARGMATRARIAAYKVCWIGGCFSSDILAAIDRAILDHVDVLSMSLGGGSSDYYRDSVAIGSFAAMEKGILISCSAGNAGPSPSSLSNVAPWITTVGAGTLDRDFPAYVSLGNGLNFSGVSLYRGNALPDSPLPFVYAGNASNATNGNLCMVGTLSPEKVAGKIVLCERGVSARVQKGAVVKAAGGLGMVLANTAANGEELVADAHLLPATAVGEKAGDAVKKYLFTDAKPTVKIDFEGTKVGIQPSPVVAAFSSRGPNGLTQQILKPDLIAPGVNILAGWSRAVGPTGLAVDNRRVDFNIISGTSMSCPHVSGLAALVKSAHPEWSPAAVRSALMTTAYTAYKNGQKLQDSATGKPSTPFDHGSGHVDPVAALNPGLVYDLTPEDYLGFLCALNYTEGEIQSVARRNFKCDAGKAYSVTDLNYPSFGVVFESSTGAVKHTRTLTNVGPAATFKASVTSDSPLVKVSIVPQVLSFKEGEKKWYTVTFTSSGASPHGNAFGRLEWTDGKTVVGSPISISWF from the coding sequence ATGGGCACGCCTCGTAAAGCTTCTCTTGCAGTGTTCTTACTTCTCTTTGTTGCTCTCTGCCATGGGGCAACTTCGGCGAACAAGAAGACCACCTACATAGTCCACGTGGCGAAATCTCAGATGCCGGAGAGCTTTGAGCACCACGCTGAGTGGTACGCTTCCTCTCTCAAATCCGTTTCTGAATCGGCGGAAATGCTTTACACCTACGAGAACGCCATCCATGGGTACTCCACCAGGTTAACGGAGGAGGAAGCTCGTTTGTTAGAGGCACAGGACGGTGTCCTCGCCGTGCTTCCGGAGACAAAGTACGAACTCCACACCACGAGGACTCCGTTGTTCCTGGGCCTTGACAAGAGCTCGGATCTTTTACCGGCGTCGGATTCCTCCAGTGACGTCATCGTCGGAGTTCTCGACACCGGTGTTTGGCCAGAGAGCAAGAGCTTTGACGACACTGGGCTCGGACCCGTTCCCAGTACGTGGAAAGGCACGTGCGAAACTGGAACCAACTTCACTGCTTCTAACTGCAACAGAAAACTCATAGGAGCGAGATTCTTCGCCAAAGGCTACGAAGCCATGTTAGGTCCAATCGATGTGACTAAAGAGTCTAAGTCCCCTCGCGACGACGACGGCCACGGGACCCACACCGCCAGCACCGCCGCGGGATCTGTTGTAACTGGTGCCAGCCTCTTTGGCTACGCACAGGGGACGGCGCGTGGGATGGCCACGCGAGCTAGAATCGCGGCATACAAAGTGTGCTGGATCGGAGGGTGTTTCAGCTCTGATATTCTCGCCGCCATTGATAGGGCCATTCTGGATCACGTTGACGTTCTTTCTATGTCCCTTGGTGGTGGAAGCTCTGATTATTACAGAGACAGTGTTGCAATTGGATCCTTCGCTGCAATGGAGAAAGGGATTCTAATTTCTTGTTCTGCTGGAAACGCTGGTCCCAGTCCTTCGAGTCTTTCCAATGTGGCACCATGGATCACTACCGTGGGCGCGGGTACACTTGATCGTGATTTTCCGGCGTACGTTAGCCTCGGTAACGGGCTCAACTTCTCTGGTGTTTCCTTGTATCGAGGTAACGCTTTACCTGATTCTCCGTTACCGTTTGTTTACGCTGGCAATGCAAGCAACGCGACGAATGGAAACTTGTGCATGGTGGGAACACTATCGCCGGAGAAAGTTGCCGGGAAAATCGTGTTGTGTGAAAGAGGAGTTAGCGCTAGGGTTCAGAAAGGTGCTGTGGTGAAGGCTGCTGGAGGATTGGGAATGGTGCTGGCTAACACCGCTGCCAACGGCGAAGAGCTTGTGGCTGACGCGCACCTACTTCCGGCGACGGCGGTAGGTGAGAAAGCCGGAGACGCCGTCAAGAAGTATCTCTTTACTGACGCTAAACCAACCGTGAAGATCGATTTTGAAGGGACTAAGGTAGGGATCCAGCCGTCGCCGGTGGTGGCGGCGTTCAGTTCCCGTGGCCCCAATGGTTTAACGCAACAGATCTTGAAGCCTGATCTGATCGCACCGGGTGTCAACATCTTAGCGGGTTGGTCCAGGGCGGTGGGTCCCACAGGCTTAGCCGTTGATAACAGGCGCGTGGACTTCAACATCATCTCCGGCACTTCAATGTCGTGCCCTCACGTGAGTGGCTTAGCTGCGCTGGTCAAATCGGCTCATCCAGAATGGAGCCCAGCTGCGGTTCGGTCGGCTCTCATGACAACGGCATACACGGCTTACAAGAACGGCCAAAAATTACAAGACAGCGCCACCGGAAAGCCATCTACTCCGTTCGATCACGGATCTGGACACGTGGACCCCGTGGCTGCCCTTAATCCTGGACTCGTCTATGATCTAACCCCTGAAGACTACCTAGGCTTCTTATGTGCTTTGAACTACACCGAAGGTGAGATCCAAAGCGTTGCGAGAAGAAATTTCAAGTGCGACGCGGGAAAGGCTTACAGTGTGACCGATCTCAATTATCCTTCGTTTGGTGTGGTGTTTGAATCATCAACGGGTGCGGTGAAGCACACGAGGACCCTCACTAACGTGGGACCCGCAGCAACGTTCAAGGCTTCCGTGACGTCGGATTCCCCATTGGTGAAGGTATCGATTGTGCCGCAGGTGTTGAGCTTCAAAGAGGGGGAGAAAAAGTGGTATACAGTAACGTTCACTTCATCTGGTGCGTCCCCACATGGTAATGCCTTTGGACGGTTAGAATGGACGGATGGGAAGACTGTGGTTGGAAGCCCAATCTCAATTAGTTGGTTTTAA
- the LOC130936717 gene encoding small RNA degrading nuclease 1-like isoform X1 → MDEKFDTADKKVLVDIVKLAQKRGLKGEFGEWKEFLNSHDKKFGAGVSDPSKRSHEILAAFLKTFSNEDDLKFFDNILRHHSNQYLLDQLKDNSHDSPYQSLVQLTLQHPLYPLDYSFPSIDEGWIILNLRKKKIMKSTEMFAVDCEMVLCEDGTEALVKVCVVDHNLEVKLNELVKPEKEIVDYRTEITGVSSQDLVAVTCSLSDIQKSMKKLLANGAILVGHSLHNDLRVLKVYHVRVVDTAYIFQSSDGSLHRRPSLNNLCKTVLGYEVRKDGAPHNCLDDARAAMELFLARIKHGVDKDFPVQLQEPVSESEMAKLLLHKIPTTVNSETLDKVLPGDYTIEVKPSKKAGQGNKYSAFAIFKNPLEAHNAYESIQGTELKDSNGIPQKLVKFQLDAGMTASIFVRKMTTREPRDSVALKRGLQTDDEVHVSKKSKCDNDAQLKEIEALNERLKESESETESLREQLKQKDLDIESLRVELSKKDYEINMLNKMVASIKKRARK, encoded by the exons ATGGACGAAAAGTTTGACACCGCTGACAAAAAG GTGCTGGTTGATATTGTAAAATTGGCACAAAAGAGAGGACTGAAAGGCGAATTCGGAGAATGGAAAGAATTTTTGAACAGTCATGATAAAAAGTTTGGGGCAGGTGTCAGTGACCCATCGAAGAGGTCCCATGAGATATTGGCTGCATTTCTGAAAACATTTTCAAATGAGGATGATTTGAAG TTTTTTGACAACATATTGCGCCATCATTCAAATCAGTATTTACTGGACCAATTGAAAGACAATTCACATGATTCTCCCTATCAG AGTCTAGTCCAACTAACTCTTCAGCACCCCTTGTATCCATTGGATTATTCATTTCCATCAATTGATGAG GGATGGATAATTTTAAACCTTAGgaaaaaaaagataatgaaGTCAACTGAAATGTTTGCTGTTGATTGTGAAATGGTTCTCTGTGAAGATGGGACTGAAGCATTAGTAAAAGTATGTGTGGTAGACCATAATTTAGAG GTCAAGCTAAATGAACTTGTGAAACCGGAGAAAGAAATTGTAGACTATAGAACAGAGATTACTGGTGTTTCTTCTCAAGATCTAGTGGCAGTCACATGCTCCTTATCTGATATACAG AAATCCATGAAGAAGTTGTTAGCAAATGGAGCCATATTAGTGGGACACAGTTTGCATAATGATCTCCGTG TGCTGAAGGTATATCATGTTAGAGTGGTTGATACTGCATATATCTTCCAATCCTCAGATGGATCACTTCACAGGAGACCTTCTTTAAATAATTTGTGCAAG ACTGTGTTAGGTTATGAAGTTCGAAAAGATGGAGCTCCACATAATTGTCTAGATGATGCACGTGCAGCAATGGAACTTTTTCTTGCAAGGATCAAGCATGGTGTTGATAAAGATTTTCCGGTTCAACTTCAAGAGCCA GTTTCTGAAAGTGAGATGGCAAAGCTGCTGCTTCATAAGATACCAACTACTGTGAACAGCGAAACACTGGATAAAGTTCTTCCTGGAGACTACACAATAGAAGTGAAG CCTTCCAAGAAAGCAGGACAAGGAAATAAATACTCTGCCTTTGCTATATTTAAGAATCCACTGGAAGCACACAATGCCTATGAAAGTATCCAAGGCACTGAATTAAAG GATTCAAATGGGATTCCGCAGAAGCTTGTCAAATTTCAGCTAGATGCAGGTATGACTGCAAGTATTTTTGTTCGGAAGATGACGACACGTGAGCCTCGTGACTCTGTTGCGTTGAAGAGAGGTTTACAAACGGACGATGAAGTTCATGTTTCCAAGAAATCAAAGTGCGACAATGACGCCCAGTTGAAGGAGATTGAAGCACTGAATGAACGATTGAAGGAAAGCGAGTCAGAGACTGAATCTTTGAGGGAACAGCTGAAACAGAAGGATCTTGACATCGAGTCTTTGAGGGTAGAATTGAGTAAGaaggattatgaaatcaataTGCTCAATAAAATGGTAGCCTCCATAAAAAAGAgggcaagaaagtaa
- the LOC130936717 gene encoding small RNA degrading nuclease 1-like isoform X2: protein MECASFSSPTTKVLQQSLVQLTLQHPLYPLDYSFPSIDEGWIILNLRKKKIMKSTEMFAVDCEMVLCEDGTEALVKVCVVDHNLEVKLNELVKPEKEIVDYRTEITGVSSQDLVAVTCSLSDIQKSMKKLLANGAILVGHSLHNDLRVLKVYHVRVVDTAYIFQSSDGSLHRRPSLNNLCKTVLGYEVRKDGAPHNCLDDARAAMELFLARIKHGVDKDFPVQLQEPVSESEMAKLLLHKIPTTVNSETLDKVLPGDYTIEVKPSKKAGQGNKYSAFAIFKNPLEAHNAYESIQGTELKDSNGIPQKLVKFQLDAGMTASIFVRKMTTREPRDSVALKRGLQTDDEVHVSKKSKCDNDAQLKEIEALNERLKESESETESLREQLKQKDLDIESLRVELSKKDYEINMLNKMVASIKKRARK, encoded by the exons ATGGAATGTGCATCTTTTTCAAGTCCAACAACAAAGGTTTTGC AACAGAGTCTAGTCCAACTAACTCTTCAGCACCCCTTGTATCCATTGGATTATTCATTTCCATCAATTGATGAG GGATGGATAATTTTAAACCTTAGgaaaaaaaagataatgaaGTCAACTGAAATGTTTGCTGTTGATTGTGAAATGGTTCTCTGTGAAGATGGGACTGAAGCATTAGTAAAAGTATGTGTGGTAGACCATAATTTAGAG GTCAAGCTAAATGAACTTGTGAAACCGGAGAAAGAAATTGTAGACTATAGAACAGAGATTACTGGTGTTTCTTCTCAAGATCTAGTGGCAGTCACATGCTCCTTATCTGATATACAG AAATCCATGAAGAAGTTGTTAGCAAATGGAGCCATATTAGTGGGACACAGTTTGCATAATGATCTCCGTG TGCTGAAGGTATATCATGTTAGAGTGGTTGATACTGCATATATCTTCCAATCCTCAGATGGATCACTTCACAGGAGACCTTCTTTAAATAATTTGTGCAAG ACTGTGTTAGGTTATGAAGTTCGAAAAGATGGAGCTCCACATAATTGTCTAGATGATGCACGTGCAGCAATGGAACTTTTTCTTGCAAGGATCAAGCATGGTGTTGATAAAGATTTTCCGGTTCAACTTCAAGAGCCA GTTTCTGAAAGTGAGATGGCAAAGCTGCTGCTTCATAAGATACCAACTACTGTGAACAGCGAAACACTGGATAAAGTTCTTCCTGGAGACTACACAATAGAAGTGAAG CCTTCCAAGAAAGCAGGACAAGGAAATAAATACTCTGCCTTTGCTATATTTAAGAATCCACTGGAAGCACACAATGCCTATGAAAGTATCCAAGGCACTGAATTAAAG GATTCAAATGGGATTCCGCAGAAGCTTGTCAAATTTCAGCTAGATGCAGGTATGACTGCAAGTATTTTTGTTCGGAAGATGACGACACGTGAGCCTCGTGACTCTGTTGCGTTGAAGAGAGGTTTACAAACGGACGATGAAGTTCATGTTTCCAAGAAATCAAAGTGCGACAATGACGCCCAGTTGAAGGAGATTGAAGCACTGAATGAACGATTGAAGGAAAGCGAGTCAGAGACTGAATCTTTGAGGGAACAGCTGAAACAGAAGGATCTTGACATCGAGTCTTTGAGGGTAGAATTGAGTAAGaaggattatgaaatcaataTGCTCAATAAAATGGTAGCCTCCATAAAAAAGAgggcaagaaagtaa